In one Sphingobium indicum B90A genomic region, the following are encoded:
- the pspB gene encoding envelope stress response membrane protein PspB, producing MEDVFLPIMICGMLFIGMPWLIFHYVTKWKQAPKITDEDERLLDELHLLARRLEERLMTVERIVAADNPDFRPSRPQETDDYSFDRRN from the coding sequence ATGGAGGACGTGTTCCTGCCCATCATGATCTGCGGCATGCTGTTCATCGGCATGCCCTGGCTGATCTTCCACTATGTCACCAAGTGGAAGCAGGCGCCCAAGATCACCGATGAGGATGAGCGGCTGCTGGACGAGCTTCACCTGCTCGCCCGGCGGCTGGAGGAGCGGCTGATGACGGTCGAACGGATCGTCGCCGCCGACAATCCCGATTTCCGCCCTTCGCGTCCGCAGGAGACGGACGATTACAGCTTCGACCGGAGGAACTGA
- the pspC gene encoding envelope stress response membrane protein PspC, which translates to MSARRTKFYLDKQNGKFMGVCAGIADYTGIDVVWVRVAMFLSFFIIGWTLLAYFAIGVIADNKPSGLYADRDDEKFWQGVRANPARSTRDVRSKFRDIDRRLADIETYYTSRNTRLAEEIDSLR; encoded by the coding sequence ATGAGCGCCCGCCGCACCAAATTCTACCTCGACAAGCAGAACGGCAAGTTCATGGGCGTTTGCGCCGGAATCGCCGACTATACCGGGATCGACGTGGTCTGGGTCAGGGTCGCGATGTTCCTGTCCTTCTTCATCATCGGCTGGACGCTGCTCGCCTATTTCGCCATCGGCGTGATCGCGGACAACAAGCCGTCGGGCCTCTATGCCGACCGGGACGACGAGAAATTCTGGCAGGGCGTGCGCGCCAATCCGGCGCGCTCCACCCGCGACGTGCGGTCCAAGTTCCGCGACATCGACCGGCGCCTGGCGGACATCGAAACCTACTACACCAGCCGCAACACCCGGCTGGCGGAAGAGATCGACAGCCTGCGCTGA
- a CDS encoding SufE family protein: protein MSQPPVLADLVEEYEFLDADDRYRLLIDLGKALEPMPDALKTDATLVRGCSAAVWVYPTVLEDGRLHFLADSNAAITKGIISLVLLTVQDQPPAAIAQTDIESALAPFDLRNQLSSNRTQGIPNMIALIRETAARYR, encoded by the coding sequence ATGAGCCAACCGCCCGTCCTTGCCGATCTGGTCGAAGAATATGAATTTCTCGACGCCGACGACCGCTATCGCCTGCTGATCGACCTGGGCAAGGCGCTGGAACCCATGCCCGACGCGCTCAAGACCGATGCGACGCTGGTGCGCGGCTGTTCGGCGGCGGTGTGGGTCTATCCGACCGTGCTGGAGGACGGACGCCTCCATTTCCTGGCCGACAGCAACGCCGCGATCACCAAGGGGATCATCTCCCTGGTGCTGCTGACCGTGCAGGACCAGCCGCCCGCCGCCATCGCCCAAACCGACATCGAATCCGCGCTCGCGCCGTTCGACCTGCGCAACCAGCTCAGCTCCAACCGGACGCAGGGCATCCCCAACATGATCGCGCTGATCCGGGAAACCGCCGCCCGCTATCGCTGA
- the ggt gene encoding gamma-glutamyltransferase, which translates to MISRLSGLLAPLALFALLPAPLAAREPVSVNATVSAADPRAAEAGQEILRKGGSATDAAIAMMLTLNVVEPHNSGIGGGGFIMHHDGRTGVLESIDGREAAPAATRPDRFMGADGQPLPFRQAWPGGYSVGVPGNVRLAWDAHRKWGKLPWADLFQPAIRYAEQGFEVRQRLDTAMKAVAAVWADFPEIQKFFWIDGKPAPMGTVLKNPPLAALFKRIAAEGPDAFYLGENARMIAETVSNAPKNPVPMTEADLAGYRAKPRKPVCGPYRAYTVCGMGPASAGGITVLQVLGMVERFPLAQWGKDDPRSWHVIGEAMRLAYADRETWLGDPEFVSVPISGLIDRDYLKQRSALISMGRALNDYRPGTPPGAEKRTAALPQPESGTSHFVAVDRNGDIAAWTSTIESFFGSQLIANGVILNNELTDFSFTPEKDGAPVANRVEPGKRPLSSMSPTIVYDAAGTPVFTVGAAGGKTIIMQVVKALIAHFDWGLSAQDSIALGFQFFDKEGLVLEQGTSLEAMKAPLEKMGHKVSISRFGLKANAAERMADGHWVGGADPRSPGVSLQE; encoded by the coding sequence ATGATTTCTCGCCTTTCCGGCCTGTTGGCTCCCCTCGCCCTTTTCGCCCTCCTTCCCGCCCCGCTCGCGGCGCGGGAGCCGGTTTCGGTCAACGCCACCGTGTCCGCCGCCGATCCCCGCGCCGCCGAGGCCGGGCAGGAGATATTGCGCAAGGGCGGCAGCGCCACGGACGCCGCCATCGCCATGATGCTGACGCTGAACGTCGTGGAGCCGCATAATAGCGGCATCGGCGGCGGCGGATTCATCATGCATCATGACGGGCGGACCGGCGTGCTGGAGTCGATCGACGGGCGGGAGGCGGCTCCGGCGGCGACGCGGCCCGACCGATTCATGGGGGCGGACGGCCAGCCTTTGCCCTTCCGCCAGGCGTGGCCGGGCGGCTATTCGGTCGGCGTGCCGGGCAATGTGCGGCTGGCCTGGGACGCGCACCGCAAATGGGGCAAGCTGCCCTGGGCCGATCTGTTCCAGCCGGCCATCCGCTATGCCGAACAGGGGTTCGAGGTGCGGCAGAGGCTCGACACGGCGATGAAGGCGGTGGCGGCGGTGTGGGCCGATTTTCCGGAAATCCAGAAATTTTTCTGGATCGACGGGAAGCCTGCACCGATGGGAACGGTCCTCAAGAACCCGCCGCTGGCCGCCCTGTTCAAGCGGATCGCGGCGGAGGGGCCGGACGCCTTCTATCTGGGCGAGAATGCCCGGATGATCGCGGAGACGGTCAGCAATGCGCCGAAAAATCCGGTGCCGATGACGGAGGCCGATCTGGCGGGCTATCGGGCCAAGCCGCGCAAGCCGGTCTGCGGCCCCTATCGCGCCTATACGGTCTGCGGCATGGGACCGGCTTCGGCGGGCGGGATCACCGTGCTGCAGGTGCTGGGCATGGTGGAGCGATTCCCGCTGGCGCAATGGGGCAAGGACGATCCCCGGTCCTGGCATGTCATCGGGGAGGCGATGCGGCTCGCCTATGCCGACCGGGAGACATGGCTGGGCGATCCGGAATTCGTGTCCGTGCCGATCAGCGGGTTGATCGACCGGGATTATCTGAAGCAGCGGTCTGCGCTGATTTCCATGGGCAGGGCGCTGAACGACTATCGTCCCGGCACGCCGCCGGGGGCGGAGAAGCGCACCGCCGCCCTGCCCCAGCCCGAATCGGGCACCAGCCATTTCGTTGCGGTGGACAGGAATGGCGACATCGCCGCCTGGACATCCACCATAGAGAGCTTCTTCGGCAGTCAGTTGATCGCCAATGGCGTGATCCTGAACAATGAACTGACCGATTTCAGCTTCACGCCGGAAAAGGACGGCGCGCCGGTCGCCAACCGGGTCGAGCCGGGCAAGCGGCCGTTATCTTCCATGTCGCCGACCATCGTCTATGACGCGGCGGGGACGCCGGTCTTCACTGTCGGCGCGGCCGGGGGGAAGACCATCATCATGCAGGTGGTGAAGGCGCTGATCGCGCATTTCGACTGGGGGCTGTCGGCGCAGGATTCGATCGCGCTGGGGTTCCAGTTCTTCGACAAGGAGGGGCTGGTGCTGGAGCAGGGCACGTCGCTGGAGGCGATGAAGGCGCCGCTGGAGAAGATGGGGCACAAGGTGTCGATCAGCCGCTTCGGATTGAAGGCCAATGCGGCGGAGCGGATGGCGGATGGGCATTGGGTCGGCGGCGCCGATCCGCGCAGTCCGGGGGTTTCGTTGCAGGAGTAA
- a CDS encoding quinone-dependent dihydroorotate dehydrogenase, translated as MSYRLIRPLFFALDAERAHNLSIALLRLMPAPPMPEADSMLAQTVAGIAFPNPVGLAAGYDKEGLVAHKMHGLGFGFAELGTLTPLPQPGNPLPRLFRLAEDRAVINRMGFNNGGQAAAAERIATRRRAGSNGQTPVIGINIGANKDAADRIADYATGVACMAPLADYLTVNISSPNTPGLRALQDRAALDQLLGAVMAARGTDRTPIFLKVAPDLEPADVEDIAAACIDHRIDALIVSNTTISRPSLRSPLAGEAGGLSGAPLHDPALQRLRDFRKALGTRLPLIGVGGIADAEQAYARLRAGASLIQLYSALVYEGPYLAKRINAGLKALMARDGVKNISEIVGIDA; from the coding sequence ATGTCCTATCGCCTGATCCGCCCCCTTTTCTTCGCGCTGGATGCCGAGCGCGCCCATAACCTGTCCATCGCATTGCTGCGCCTGATGCCGGCGCCGCCCATGCCGGAAGCCGATTCGATGCTGGCGCAGACGGTGGCCGGCATCGCCTTTCCCAATCCGGTGGGCCTGGCGGCGGGTTACGACAAGGAGGGGCTGGTCGCGCACAAGATGCACGGCCTGGGTTTCGGTTTCGCCGAATTGGGGACGCTGACCCCCCTGCCGCAGCCCGGCAATCCCCTGCCCCGTCTGTTCCGCCTGGCCGAGGACCGGGCGGTGATCAACCGCATGGGGTTCAACAATGGCGGCCAGGCCGCGGCGGCGGAGCGGATCGCGACGCGCCGGCGGGCGGGCAGCAACGGACAAACTCCCGTCATCGGCATCAATATCGGCGCCAACAAGGACGCGGCCGACCGGATCGCGGACTATGCGACCGGCGTCGCCTGCATGGCACCGCTGGCCGATTATCTGACGGTCAACATCTCCTCCCCCAACACGCCGGGCCTGCGCGCGCTTCAGGACCGGGCGGCGCTGGACCAGTTGCTGGGCGCGGTCATGGCGGCGCGGGGGACGGATCGCACGCCGATCTTCCTGAAGGTCGCCCCGGACCTGGAGCCGGCCGATGTCGAGGATATTGCCGCCGCCTGCATCGACCACAGGATCGATGCGCTGATCGTGTCCAACACCACCATTTCCCGGCCTTCGCTGCGGTCTCCGCTGGCGGGGGAAGCAGGCGGCCTGTCGGGCGCGCCGCTGCACGATCCGGCGCTGCAAAGGCTGCGCGATTTCCGCAAGGCGCTGGGCACGCGGCTGCCGCTGATCGGCGTGGGGGGGATCGCCGATGCGGAACAGGCCTATGCCCGCCTCCGCGCCGGGGCCAGCCTGATCCAGCTTTACAGCGCGCTGGTCTATGAAGGGCCGTATCTGGCCAAACGGATCAATGCCGGCCTGAAGGCGCTGATGGCGCGGGATGGGGTGAAGAATATCAGCGAGATAGTGGGTATCGACGCTTGA
- a CDS encoding helix-turn-helix domain-containing protein, whose product MRYFAPPEQLNAYFGSLYIFTETADQYSDVTRADVPQLRFMLDNSGDYHFHDGTILPTPEVCLLGPTMGATRFDLRGAGRVVGISLLPAGWIALHGGDASILTDRVQEMVDLPGYRDLLEQLRATDDAEEMAALCWPFLLERLVPLPESTWRLLEAVDGWLMDEGSPRIETLADITGLSPRQLARLTNKYYGCPPKLLARKYRALRCSARIALDHESWQALCDDGRFYDQSHFIREIKHFIGLTPHQLQTEPSAVAQLTLLRRSLGGDVAVINRFS is encoded by the coding sequence TTGCGCTATTTCGCGCCGCCCGAACAACTCAACGCCTATTTCGGCTCGCTCTACATCTTCACTGAAACGGCCGACCAATATTCCGACGTGACCCGCGCGGACGTGCCCCAACTTCGCTTCATGCTGGACAATAGCGGCGATTATCATTTCCATGACGGAACGATTTTGCCGACGCCGGAGGTGTGCCTGCTGGGGCCGACCATGGGCGCGACGCGCTTCGACCTGAGGGGGGCGGGCCGGGTGGTCGGCATTTCGCTGCTGCCCGCCGGGTGGATCGCGCTGCATGGCGGCGATGCCAGTATCCTTACCGACCGCGTGCAGGAAATGGTCGACCTTCCCGGCTATCGGGATCTTCTCGAACAGCTCCGCGCCACCGACGATGCGGAGGAGATGGCGGCGCTCTGCTGGCCCTTCCTGCTGGAAAGGCTGGTGCCGTTGCCCGAATCGACATGGCGGCTGCTGGAGGCGGTGGACGGCTGGCTGATGGACGAAGGCTCCCCGCGGATCGAGACGCTGGCCGACATCACCGGCCTGTCGCCGCGCCAGCTCGCCCGGCTCACCAACAAATATTATGGCTGCCCGCCTAAGCTGCTGGCGCGCAAATACCGGGCGCTGCGGTGCAGCGCGCGGATCGCGCTCGACCATGAAAGCTGGCAGGCGCTGTGCGACGACGGGCGCTTCTACGACCAGTCGCATTTCATTCGGGAGATCAAGCATTTCATCGGCCTGACCCCGCACCAGTTGCAGACCGAACCCAGCGCCGTGGCGCAACTTACCCTGCTGCGCCGCTCGCTGGGCGGGGACGTGGCCGTGATCAACCGTTTCAGCTAA
- a CDS encoding RrF2 family transcriptional regulator encodes MRLSSFADYAVVLMSAAARHCGVAKMNATTLSAETGIPLPTAQKLVSRLSAAGLLESSRGTGGGVRLSRPPAAITLADVVEAVEGPIAMTACSEMGAHDCALEQDCRIRPHMNVANNAIRSALAGVTIASLAREVTPPPFVSGEVEKRVAEQTL; translated from the coding sequence ATGAGGCTTTCGAGTTTCGCAGATTATGCCGTGGTGCTGATGTCCGCCGCCGCCCGCCATTGCGGTGTGGCGAAGATGAACGCGACCACGCTTTCCGCCGAAACCGGAATCCCGCTGCCCACCGCGCAGAAGCTGGTGAGCCGCCTCTCGGCCGCGGGCCTGCTCGAATCGAGCCGGGGAACCGGCGGCGGCGTCCGCCTCAGCCGCCCGCCCGCCGCGATCACGCTGGCCGATGTGGTGGAGGCGGTGGAAGGCCCCATCGCCATGACCGCGTGCAGCGAAATGGGCGCGCATGACTGCGCGCTGGAGCAGGATTGCCGAATCCGCCCGCATATGAATGTGGCGAACAATGCGATCCGGTCGGCGCTCGCGGGCGTCACCATCGCCAGCCTTGCCAGAGAAGTCACCCCGCCTCCGTTCGTTTCGGGCGAGGTCGAGAAACGAGTTGCAGAGCAGACGCTATGA
- the sufB gene encoding Fe-S cluster assembly protein SufB — MTEEATTVRNLEAHEAAERASAYEHGWSSAIEQDFAPKGLNEDTVRFISAKKKEPEWLLEWRLKAFAMWQQMEAPDWAKLNIPPIDYQDAYYYAEPKKKAELESLDELDPEIRATYEKLGIPIAEQEVLAGVKNSRKVAVDAVFDSVSVATTFRKELEEAGVIFRSISEAVREYPDLVKKWLGKVVPMHDNYFATLNCAVFSDGTFVYIPKGVRCPMELSTYFRINAENTGQFERTLIVADEGSYVSYLEGCTAPMRDENQLHAAVVELVALDDAEIKYSTVQNWYPGDENGKGGIYNFVTKRALCQGRNSKVSWTQVETGSAITWKYPSCVLNGENSVGEFYSVALTNNLQQADTGTKMIHNGKGSRSTIVSKGISAGRSNNTYRGLVRVAPGAEGVRNFTQCDSLLLGDQCGAHTVPYIEVRNPSAQIEHEATTSKISDDQLFYAMQRGLDQEAAVSLIVNGFAREVLQQLPMEFAVEAQKLLGISLEGSVG, encoded by the coding sequence ATGACCGAAGAAGCCACCACCGTCCGCAACCTGGAAGCGCATGAGGCGGCCGAGCGCGCCTCCGCCTATGAACATGGCTGGTCCTCCGCCATCGAGCAGGATTTCGCGCCCAAGGGGCTGAACGAGGATACGGTCCGCTTCATCTCCGCCAAGAAGAAGGAGCCGGAATGGCTGCTGGAATGGCGGCTGAAGGCGTTTGCGATGTGGCAGCAGATGGAGGCGCCCGACTGGGCCAAGCTCAACATCCCGCCGATCGACTATCAGGACGCCTATTATTACGCCGAGCCGAAGAAGAAGGCGGAACTGGAGTCGCTGGACGAACTCGATCCGGAAATCCGCGCCACCTATGAAAAGCTGGGCATCCCCATCGCCGAACAGGAGGTGCTGGCCGGGGTGAAGAACAGCCGCAAGGTCGCGGTCGACGCGGTGTTCGACAGCGTCTCGGTCGCCACCACCTTCCGCAAGGAACTGGAGGAAGCGGGCGTCATCTTCCGCTCCATCAGCGAGGCGGTGCGCGAATATCCCGACCTGGTGAAGAAATGGCTGGGGAAGGTCGTGCCGATGCACGACAATTATTTCGCCACGTTGAACTGCGCCGTCTTTTCCGACGGCACCTTCGTCTACATCCCGAAGGGCGTCCGCTGCCCGATGGAACTTTCCACCTATTTCCGCATCAACGCGGAAAATACGGGCCAGTTCGAACGCACGCTGATCGTCGCGGACGAGGGCAGCTATGTCTCCTATCTCGAAGGCTGCACCGCCCCGATGCGCGACGAGAACCAGCTTCACGCGGCGGTCGTCGAACTGGTCGCGCTGGACGATGCGGAGATCAAATATTCGACCGTCCAGAACTGGTATCCCGGCGACGAGAACGGCAAGGGCGGCATCTATAATTTCGTGACCAAGCGGGCGCTCTGCCAGGGCCGCAACAGCAAGGTAAGCTGGACCCAGGTCGAAACCGGCTCCGCCATCACCTGGAAATATCCTAGCTGCGTCCTAAACGGCGAGAACAGCGTCGGCGAATTCTATTCCGTCGCGCTCACCAACAATCTGCAACAGGCCGACACCGGCACGAAGATGATCCATAACGGCAAGGGCAGCCGCTCGACCATCGTGTCGAAGGGCATTTCGGCGGGCCGCAGCAACAACACCTATCGCGGCCTCGTCCGCGTCGCGCCGGGCGCGGAGGGCGTGCGCAACTTCACCCAATGCGACAGCCTGCTGCTGGGCGACCAGTGCGGCGCGCATACGGTGCCCTATATCGAGGTCCGCAATCCTTCCGCGCAGATCGAGCATGAAGCCACGACCAGCAAGATCAGCGACGACCAGCTTTTCTACGCGATGCAGCGCGGCCTGGACCAGGAAGCAGCCGTCAGCCTGATCGTCAACGGCTTCGCCCGCGAAGTGCTGCAACAACTCCCGATGGAATTTGCGGTAGAGGCGCAGAAGCTGCTGGGCATATCGCTGGAAGGGTCGGTCGGTTGA
- the sufC gene encoding Fe-S cluster assembly ATPase SufC yields MLTIDNLTNEIDGKAILKGLSLSIKAGEIHAIMGPNGAGKSTLAYTLGGRPGYQVTGGTASFNGVNLFSLDPHERAAAGLFLGFQYPVEIPGVSNLQFLRESLNSQRKARGEEPLSGGEFIKLAKEKAALLGLDMEMLKRPVNVGFSGGEKKRAEMVQMGILDPKLAILDETDSGLDIDALKIVGAGINAIMRRPDKAVLLITHYQRLLDYVKPDYVHVLAGGRIVKSGGPELALELEREGYAEVVAA; encoded by the coding sequence ATGCTGACCATCGACAATCTCACCAACGAAATCGACGGCAAGGCGATCCTGAAGGGTCTGTCGCTCTCCATCAAGGCGGGCGAGATCCACGCGATCATGGGCCCGAACGGCGCGGGCAAATCCACGCTGGCTTATACGCTGGGCGGCCGTCCAGGGTATCAGGTTACCGGCGGCACTGCCTCTTTCAACGGTGTGAACTTGTTCAGCTTGGACCCGCACGAGCGCGCCGCCGCGGGCCTGTTCCTGGGCTTCCAATATCCGGTCGAAATCCCCGGCGTCTCCAACCTGCAATTCCTGCGCGAGAGCCTCAACAGCCAGCGCAAGGCGCGGGGAGAGGAACCGCTGTCGGGCGGCGAATTCATCAAGCTCGCCAAGGAGAAGGCGGCCCTGCTCGGCCTTGACATGGAGATGCTGAAGCGCCCGGTGAATGTCGGCTTTTCGGGCGGCGAAAAGAAGCGCGCCGAAATGGTGCAGATGGGCATCCTCGACCCGAAGCTGGCGATCCTGGACGAAACCGACTCCGGCCTGGACATCGACGCGCTCAAGATCGTGGGCGCGGGCATCAACGCCATCATGCGCAGGCCCGACAAGGCGGTTCTGCTGATCACCCATTATCAGCGCCTGCTCGACTATGTGAAGCCGGACTATGTCCATGTGCTCGCCGGCGGCCGGATCGTGAAGTCGGGCGGCCCCGAACTGGCGCTGGAACTGGAACGCGAAGGCTATGCGGAGGTGGTGGCCGCGTGA
- a CDS encoding SufD family Fe-S cluster assembly protein, producing the protein MNALTLPTRKAEEWRYSDLDALAAIWPTPAPTRIDVAAGENARHHLLQDAADGAAAVHDYAITVADGARCDFHILNIGGKLGRVTFAVTLGKGSHFELNGAIIGGGDQVLEIVTAVTHAQPDATSGQTIRSILGQHATGSYLGSINVARAAQRTDAFQSVKAMLLDRTATANAKPELEIYADDVKCAHGATVGELDQQALFYMASRGMDPATAKTLLLKAFVAGVFDDMADEAVKDSLEAAALAKLETLV; encoded by the coding sequence ATGAACGCTCTCACCCTTCCCACGCGCAAGGCCGAGGAATGGCGCTACAGCGACCTCGACGCGCTGGCCGCCATCTGGCCCACGCCCGCGCCGACGCGCATCGATGTCGCCGCCGGGGAAAATGCGCGCCATCATCTGTTGCAGGACGCGGCGGACGGCGCGGCGGCGGTGCATGATTATGCGATAACCGTTGCGGATGGAGCGCGCTGCGATTTCCATATCCTCAATATCGGCGGCAAGCTGGGCCGCGTGACCTTCGCCGTCACGCTGGGCAAGGGATCGCATTTCGAACTGAACGGCGCGATCATCGGCGGCGGCGACCAGGTGCTGGAAATCGTCACCGCCGTCACCCATGCGCAGCCGGACGCGACCAGCGGCCAGACGATCCGCTCCATACTGGGCCAGCATGCCACCGGCAGCTATCTCGGCAGCATCAACGTCGCCCGCGCCGCGCAGCGCACCGACGCCTTCCAGTCGGTGAAGGCGATGCTGCTGGACCGCACCGCCACGGCCAATGCCAAGCCGGAACTGGAAATCTACGCCGACGACGTGAAATGCGCCCATGGCGCGACGGTCGGGGAATTGGACCAGCAGGCCCTCTTCTACATGGCCAGCCGCGGCATGGACCCGGCGACGGCCAAGACGCTGCTGCTGAAGGCCTTTGTCGCTGGCGTGTTCGACGATATGGCCGACGAAGCTGTAAAGGACAGCCTCGAAGCCGCAGCGCTCGCCAAGCTGGAGACGCTTGTATGA
- a CDS encoding aminotransferase class V-fold PLP-dependent enzyme: MTEPAPPPFGLSLSKPSAERSEAPSLSPNGFLDLRHDFPGVGDWHYLDSAATAQKPNAVIEAIARAYGPDYATVHRGVYERSANMTLAYEAARRKVAQFIGAASDSEIVYVRGATEGINLVAQCWAGTQLKTGDRILLSMLEHHSNIVPWQIAAEKVGAAIDVVPLTPDGRIDLDAMQAMITPAHRMVALAHVSNVLGSVLDVRRAADIAHSVGAKILIDGCQAVPRLAVDVQALDCDFYVFSAHKLYGPTGIGALWGRKELLDAMPPYQGGGSMIDKVTFEKTTYAPPPTRFEAGTPHITGVVGLSAAIDYVQAIGLDAIHAHECALVGKARAALESLNSVRVFGPEDSAGILSFEVEGVHPHDVGTILDETGVAIRAGHHCAQPLMRHLGVEATARASFGIYSDESDVDALVKGIERVRKIFAND; the protein is encoded by the coding sequence ATGACGGAACCCGCTCCCCCCCCGTTCGGGCTGAGCCTGTCGAAGCCCTCCGCTGAGCGCAGCGAAGCGCCTTCGCTCAGCCCGAACGGATTTCTGGACCTCCGCCACGATTTCCCCGGCGTCGGCGACTGGCACTATCTCGACAGCGCCGCCACCGCGCAGAAGCCCAACGCCGTGATCGAGGCCATCGCCCGCGCCTATGGCCCGGACTATGCGACGGTCCATCGTGGCGTCTATGAGCGCTCCGCCAACATGACGCTCGCCTATGAAGCCGCCCGGCGCAAGGTCGCGCAGTTCATCGGCGCGGCTTCCGACAGCGAGATCGTCTATGTCCGCGGCGCGACGGAGGGCATCAACCTCGTCGCGCAATGCTGGGCGGGCACGCAACTCAAGACCGGCGACCGCATCCTGCTCTCCATGCTGGAGCATCACAGCAACATCGTCCCCTGGCAGATCGCGGCGGAGAAGGTCGGAGCCGCCATCGACGTCGTGCCGCTCACCCCGGACGGCAGGATCGATCTCGACGCCATGCAGGCGATGATCACCCCCGCGCACAGGATGGTGGCGCTGGCCCATGTGTCGAACGTTCTGGGCAGCGTGCTCGACGTTCGCCGCGCCGCCGACATCGCCCACAGCGTCGGCGCGAAAATCCTGATCGATGGCTGCCAGGCAGTGCCGCGCCTCGCCGTCGACGTGCAGGCGCTGGATTGCGATTTCTACGTCTTTTCCGCGCACAAGCTCTACGGCCCGACCGGCATCGGCGCGCTCTGGGGGCGGAAGGAATTGCTGGACGCCATGCCCCCCTATCAGGGCGGCGGATCGATGATCGACAAGGTGACGTTCGAAAAAACCACCTACGCCCCCCCGCCGACCCGGTTCGAGGCGGGAACGCCGCACATCACCGGCGTCGTCGGCCTGTCGGCGGCGATCGACTATGTGCAGGCCATCGGGCTGGACGCGATCCACGCCCATGAATGCGCGCTGGTCGGCAAAGCGCGGGCAGCGCTGGAAAGCCTCAACAGCGTCCGCGTCTTCGGGCCTGAGGATTCGGCGGGCATCCTCTCTTTCGAGGTGGAGGGGGTTCATCCGCACGATGTCGGCACCATATTGGACGAAACGGGCGTTGCCATAAGGGCGGGGCATCATTGCGCGCAGCCGCTGATGCGCCATCTGGGCGTCGAGGCGACCGCGCGGGCCAGCTTCGGCATCTACAGCGACGAAAGCGATGTGGATGCGCTGGTCAAGGGCATAGAACGGGTAAGGAAAATCTTCGCCAATGACTGA
- a CDS encoding SUF system Fe-S cluster assembly protein translates to MTEGNREERKILVEEVEVVETPPKVRVEEEPRQRDYLDGFLAQKPAETPVGEPGGSLYDAIIDALKEIYDPEIPVNIYDLGLVYGVDVTEDGHAVVTMTLTTPHCPVAESMPGEVELRVGAVPGVGDAQVNLVWDPPWDPQKMSDEAKLELGML, encoded by the coding sequence ATGACTGAAGGTAATCGCGAAGAGCGGAAGATATTAGTAGAAGAGGTCGAGGTGGTAGAAACGCCCCCGAAGGTGCGTGTCGAGGAAGAGCCTCGTCAGCGCGACTATCTCGACGGCTTCCTTGCGCAAAAACCCGCGGAAACGCCGGTCGGCGAACCGGGCGGCAGCCTCTACGACGCGATCATCGATGCGCTCAAGGAGATCTACGACCCGGAAATTCCGGTCAACATCTATGATCTGGGCCTCGTCTACGGCGTCGACGTGACGGAGGACGGCCATGCCGTTGTCACCATGACGCTGACCACGCCGCACTGCCCGGTCGCCGAGTCCATGCCGGGCGAAGTCGAACTGCGCGTCGGCGCGGTGCCGGGCGTGGGGGACGCGCAGGTAAACCTGGTCTGGGATCCGCCATGGGATCCGCAGAAGATGTCGGACGAAGCCAAGCTCGAACTGGGGATGTTGTAA
- a CDS encoding HesB/IscA family protein translates to MTETTTKIRTRPAAVILTPAAERRIADLMAQAPEGAIGVKLSTPRRGCSGLAYSVDYVSEEAKFDEKIETPGGTFYIDGASVLYLVGSTMDWVEDDFAAGFVFNNPNAKGSCGCGESFTV, encoded by the coding sequence ATGACCGAAACGACGACCAAGATCCGCACCCGACCCGCCGCCGTCATCCTGACGCCAGCCGCCGAACGGCGCATTGCCGACCTGATGGCGCAGGCTCCCGAAGGCGCCATCGGCGTGAAGCTGTCGACGCCCCGCCGCGGCTGTTCGGGCCTTGCCTATTCGGTCGACTATGTAAGCGAAGAAGCCAAGTTCGACGAGAAGATCGAAACTCCCGGCGGCACCTTCTATATCGACGGCGCGTCGGTCCTCTATCTGGTCGGATCGACCATGGACTGGGTGGAGGACGACTTCGCCGCCGGTTTCGTCTTCAACAACCCCAATGCCAAGGGCAGTTGCGGCTGCGGCGAGAGCTTCACGGTCTGA